The window TAGTGTCCATCCGTTAAGGAAAATCTTGAGTTAAGTTCCGTTTTTTTGAACTTGACTTAAGATTTTCCAACTCACAAATATAACGCTAATTAACTTAATAGATAATTTTTTCAATTCGTCACGGAATGGTCCGTGACTTCTCGAAAAGGCTACTTTTTGGACAGACACTAATTAATATCATAGTTAATAATTGTTTGTGAAATTATTTTGAAAAAAATGAGGCTGGATGTGAATTCATACAACTAAACCTTGACACTTAAAGGGTAACAGGGCAAGTCCTTGATGAAATGTTATTCATGTTTTTCGACGTGAAAGGATTCTAAAATGAGAAAAAAAATAGTTATTTTGGGCATTACCGGTTCTATTGGCAAATCCGCATTGGATGTTATTCGGAAGCATTCGGATAAATATAAAATTGTCCTTGCTTCTTCGCACAATCGCTATGAAGATTTGCTAAAGATCTCAGATGAGTTTAATATCCCAAAAATTGCTGTTACAAACGCAATTTATCAGCGAAAAATTAATACAGACAAACAAATCTATTTCGGGGAAGATGAATTATTATTGGTCTTGGATAATTTGGATTATGATATTTTACTGAATGCTGTGGTAGGTTCTGCGGGACTAAAATATACGCTTTCCGGTGTAAGATCAGAAAAAATAATCGCTTTGGCAAACAAGGAATCTCTTGTTATGTCCGGAGATATTATCGATAAACTCATTTCACAAAATAATGCCAAATTAATTCCGGTGGACAGCGAACATAGTGCTATCATGCAGTGTTTATTGGGAGTAAAAGATTCAGCGGAAATCCGCAAAATTATTTTAACTGCATCCGGAGGCCCTTTTCGCAATCGTCCCTTTGAGGATTTTGAGAGCATCACTTTGGCAGACACGCTCAATCATCCCACTTGGAATATGGGGAATAAAATAACCGTTGATTCTGCAACGATGGCAAATAAAGGGTTGGAAGTTATTGAGGCACATCATCTTTTCAAACTTCCTTTTGAGCAAATCGAAACAATCATTCATCCGCAGTCAATCATTCATTCTTTTGTCGAATTCGTGGACGGGTCAATCCTTTCCCAGCTGAGTTTTCCGGATATGAAAATTCCTATCCAACTGGCGTTATCCTATCCTGAACGAATTCCTGCAACTGCAAAATTCACTGATATTTCGCTTTTACCTGATCTTACTTTTGAAAAAATGGATTATCAAAAATTTCCCTTGTTAGAAATTGCTTACGAAGTTGGGAAAGCTGGTGGAATTATGCCCACGGTTTTCAACGCAGCAAATGAAGCGGCTGTTTCGCTTTTTCTTAACGGGAAAATCCATTTTACTGAAATTATGAAAATCATCGAAACCAGTTTGGATATTTCGAATATTTTGGATCCCGATATTGAGACAATTTTATCTATCAATGAGGAAATAAAACTAAAGATATTTTCACAATTTCAATTGTGATGTTTATTATTATGTAAAAAATTGAGGTAATTTGTTTAGGGGAAGATGAAAACAATACAAATATTTCAAGATAATTTATACTGTAAATTATCCATCAGACCGTTTATTTTCTTAACCTTTTTCTTTGCTTTGGGGATATGGGCTTCCAAAGTTTTGCCCTTTTCATCACAAATTTATATCCTTGCATTTCTGATATTTTTTACCATCCGGATTTTTACTCCCTCAAAATCTCTGCTGATTCTATTTTTGTTTTTGCTTCTTGCAGGCGGGGTAAGATATTCGCTAATTGGATTTCATCCTACGAATCATATTTCTCAGGTCCTACCGGAACTCGGTGGTGAAAAATTGCATATTATCGGCAAAATTTCGAGCGAACCTGAATATTTTTCTGAAAAAACCAAATTCATTCTCAAAGTACAAAAGATTGAAAATCTGAAAGTAAATGGGAAAATTTTAATTCGTATTTCAGGGAAAACCAATTTGGCAATTGGAGACAAAATAAGTTATTACGGCAGTATCCAAAGACCTGGTAAAAGCACAAATCCATACAGTTTTAATTATACGGAATTCTTGGAAAGCCGGGGAATTTACGGGTTGTCGTATTTATATCATCAAAAAGTGAAAGTAATCGGAAACGAGAAAACTTTTTTGTCTGAATTTGTTATTCCGGTGCGGCAGTTCGTAAGGCAGAAGATTATAAAATTTTATCCGAGTAAGCAAGCGGGTTTTCTGCAAGCAATTCTTCTCGGTGAAAAAGGAGCATTATCTGACGATTTGCGAGAAGATTTTGCCAACTCGGGACTATCACATATTCTTGCAGTTAGCGGATTACATACCGGAGTCATAGCTCTGATTTTGCTCACACTTTTTCAAATAATCGTCAGGAAAAAAAATCTCGCTAGGATTTTCACGATTATTTTTCTTGTCTATTATGTTTTTCTTTCCCATTCGGTTCCTTCGGTACAGAGGGCTGTAATAATGATAAGTCTAATCTTGATCGGGAAAATTTTGCAGCGAAAATCAGATACTATTAACATTCTTTTTGCAGCCGGATTTATCATCCTCGCTATAAATCCAAACCAGCTTTTCAGTGTGGGATTTCAATTTTCTTTCTCCTCTGTCTTCGCAATTTTGGTAATTTTTCCTCTTTTCTCAAGACTTCTAAGAAAAATTAGAAAAAAATCCCGAGCGGTATTTTGGGGAATGAATATGGTTTTGCTCAGTCTTACGATTCAAACGATTCTCGCTCCCTTCACAATTTATTATTTTCATAAGGTCGCTTTCGGAGGAATTTTTTCAAATCCTATTGCGATTCCGCTGGTCGGATTTATTTTACCATTATCAATTTTGACAATAATTTTACCGATTCCCTTGCTCAATACTTTTTATGTTGCTGCAAATGAAGTTTTGCTACGTCTGCTGTTCGGTGTTTCCAAATTTGTTAGCATGCACAAAATTTTATTATTTGAATATATTTATTTGGATAAATGGCAAGTGTTTACAATCATTTTACTAATCCTCATATTGGTTTTGCTATGGGATAAAAATGAAAATTTGAAAGCGAAGCGAAGGAAATTTGTAATGGGATTTTTTCTTATAATTTTCATTTTATTTGTACCACATTTTTTTCAAAAACATTTACTAAAGCTAACTGTTCTTGATGTGAAATTGGGCGATTCGATATTTTTGCAAACTCCCCTAAAAAAGAATATCCTTATTGATACCGGCAATAAATCGCAACATTTAAATTATGGTGAAAGGGTAGTGATGCCGTATCTTTTGAACGAAAAAATTGATCATCTTGATTTGTTGGTTTTGACCCATCCCCATGCTGATCATATTGGCGGAGCGGCTTACATTATAAATAAAATCAAAATCAATCGGGTACTTATGCCAAAGTGCGATTACGATTCGGAACTTTATCATAAATTAGAAAATCTTATCGGAGAGAAAGAAATCTCGGTAACTTTTGCAGATACTTCGGTCGTTTTTGATGACTTTCCTTCAGTAAAATTGGATTTGCTATTTCCAGTTTATGATTATTATTCGGAAAACGTCAACAACTATTCTATTGTTCTGAGGTGCGATTACAAAGAATTTTCTTGTTTGCTAACCGGTGATGCGGAAAAAGAAGTTGAAAATTGGTTAGTAGAAATATATGGTGATGGTTTGGATGTGGACGTGCTCAAGGTTTGCCATCATGGAAGTAAAACGTCTTCAACACAAGAGTTTCTCCAATTGGTAACTCCCGAATATGCAGCTGTATCCGTGGGAACTCCCAATAAATTTGGATTGCCAAATAAAATTATTATGGATAGATTGGAGCAAAATACGAATGAATATTTCCGCACAGATAGAGACGGTGC is drawn from Candidatus Cloacimonadota bacterium and contains these coding sequences:
- a CDS encoding DNA internalization-related competence protein ComEC/Rec2, which produces MKTIQIFQDNLYCKLSIRPFIFLTFFFALGIWASKVLPFSSQIYILAFLIFFTIRIFTPSKSLLILFLFLLLAGGVRYSLIGFHPTNHISQVLPELGGEKLHIIGKISSEPEYFSEKTKFILKVQKIENLKVNGKILIRISGKTNLAIGDKISYYGSIQRPGKSTNPYSFNYTEFLESRGIYGLSYLYHQKVKVIGNEKTFLSEFVIPVRQFVRQKIIKFYPSKQAGFLQAILLGEKGALSDDLREDFANSGLSHILAVSGLHTGVIALILLTLFQIIVRKKNLARIFTIIFLVYYVFLSHSVPSVQRAVIMISLILIGKILQRKSDTINILFAAGFIILAINPNQLFSVGFQFSFSSVFAILVIFPLFSRLLRKIRKKSRAVFWGMNMVLLSLTIQTILAPFTIYYFHKVAFGGIFSNPIAIPLVGFILPLSILTIILPIPLLNTFYVAANEVLLRLLFGVSKFVSMHKILLFEYIYLDKWQVFTIILLILILVLLWDKNENLKAKRRKFVMGFFLIIFILFVPHFFQKHLLKLTVLDVKLGDSIFLQTPLKKNILIDTGNKSQHLNYGERVVMPYLLNEKIDHLDLLVLTHPHADHIGGAAYIINKIKINRVLMPKCDYDSELYHKLENLIGEKEISVTFADTSVVFDDFPSVKLDLLFPVYDYYSENVNNYSIVLRCDYKEFSCLLTGDAEKEVENWLVEIYGDGLDVDVLKVCHHGSKTSSTQEFLQLVTPEYAAVSVGTPNKFGLPNKIIMDRLEQNTNEYFRTDRDGAIIFLTDGMTLEIKTILTEKCILDSSL
- the dxr gene encoding 1-deoxy-D-xylulose-5-phosphate reductoisomerase — translated: MRKKIVILGITGSIGKSALDVIRKHSDKYKIVLASSHNRYEDLLKISDEFNIPKIAVTNAIYQRKINTDKQIYFGEDELLLVLDNLDYDILLNAVVGSAGLKYTLSGVRSEKIIALANKESLVMSGDIIDKLISQNNAKLIPVDSEHSAIMQCLLGVKDSAEIRKIILTASGGPFRNRPFEDFESITLADTLNHPTWNMGNKITVDSATMANKGLEVIEAHHLFKLPFEQIETIIHPQSIIHSFVEFVDGSILSQLSFPDMKIPIQLALSYPERIPATAKFTDISLLPDLTFEKMDYQKFPLLEIAYEVGKAGGIMPTVFNAANEAAVSLFLNGKIHFTEIMKIIETSLDISNILDPDIETILSINEEIKLKIFSQFQL